A single region of the Gemella sp. zg-570 genome encodes:
- a CDS encoding metal ABC transporter solute-binding protein, Zn/Mn family gives MKKKLNIFMGILLSVSLLLVGCSKNTSTSQPSSDKKIIYTSFFPVYDLTKQIVGDKMEIKNIIKGNQEPHDFELQTKDMKEISKADLIIFNGANMENFIDDLKMASKQDDKFLDLSQGLTLLESGSLEENSKNEHLSINPHTWLSVKNALIELDTIYKKVASIDPANEAYYKKNLEVASKNFKQLDEKFEKELAKVKNKEKYFVVSHAAFNYLANDYGLKQVAITGISPEDEPSAKQLKTIADFVEKHNIKTIFFEGKTTPKVAQTLAKNTNTKTSTLYTMENLTDDEVKLGYIKLMEMNLEALVSSFDE, from the coding sequence ATGAAAAAAAAATTAAATATTTTTATGGGTATTTTACTTAGCGTCAGTCTTTTACTGGTTGGCTGCTCTAAAAATACCAGCACAAGTCAACCAAGTTCTGATAAAAAAATTATTTATACGAGCTTTTTTCCCGTTTATGATTTAACGAAACAAATTGTTGGGGATAAGATGGAAATAAAAAATATTATCAAGGGTAATCAAGAACCTCACGATTTTGAACTGCAAACAAAGGATATGAAAGAAATATCAAAAGCAGATTTAATTATTTTTAATGGGGCTAACATGGAAAATTTTATTGATGACTTGAAAATGGCTAGCAAGCAAGATGATAAATTTTTAGACTTATCACAGGGATTGACACTTTTAGAAAGTGGTAGCCTTGAAGAAAATTCAAAAAATGAACATCTTAGTATTAATCCGCACACTTGGTTAAGTGTTAAAAATGCTTTAATCGAACTTGATACAATTTATAAAAAAGTTGCATCTATTGACCCAGCAAATGAAGCTTACTACAAAAAAAATTTAGAAGTAGCAAGTAAAAATTTCAAACAACTAGATGAAAAATTTGAAAAAGAATTAGCAAAAGTTAAGAATAAAGAAAAATATTTTGTAGTTTCGCACGCAGCTTTTAATTATTTGGCAAATGATTACGGCTTAAAACAGGTAGCTATAACTGGTATATCGCCTGAAGATGAACCATCTGCTAAACAATTAAAAACAATAGCCGATTTTGTAGAAAAACATAATATAAAAACTATTTTCTTTGAGGGTAAAACAACGCCAAAAGTAGCCCAAACCCTAGCAAAAAATACTAATACAAAAACTTCAACTCTCTACACTATGGAAAATCTGACAGATGATGAAGTTAAACTGGGTTATATAAAGTTAATGGAAATGAATTTAGAAGCCTTGGTGAGTTCTTTTGATGAATAG
- a CDS encoding metal ABC transporter ATP-binding protein has translation MNRVIEIKNLDFTYDKESKNYIFENLNLEIYKNEFVALVGENGVGKSTLLKLILNNLKATSGGIKIFENDVEEKKHYQEISYISQNSVANYRHLPTTVEEVIKQHLKFLKKKQNVEDYLRIVDLEKKAKKSLGQLSGGELQRVAILLALIKEAKLIILDEPTSNIDKKFSKELFALLKNLAREDKTILIVTHDIEEIVNYVDYILQIKNCQCQRLEKIKFKESLGRC, from the coding sequence ATGAATAGAGTTATAGAAATAAAAAATTTAGATTTTACTTATGACAAGGAAAGTAAAAATTATATTTTTGAAAATCTGAATTTAGAAATATACAAAAATGAATTTGTTGCCCTTGTCGGAGAAAATGGTGTCGGCAAGTCTACCCTCTTAAAACTTATTTTAAATAACTTAAAAGCTACAAGTGGCGGGATAAAAATTTTTGAAAATGATGTAGAAGAAAAAAAACATTATCAAGAAATTTCCTATATTTCCCAAAATTCAGTAGCGAATTATCGCCACTTACCTACTACTGTGGAAGAAGTCATCAAGCAACATTTAAAATTTTTGAAAAAAAAGCAGAATGTTGAAGACTATTTAAGGATAGTTGACCTTGAAAAAAAAGCAAAAAAATCTCTTGGTCAACTTTCTGGTGGCGAGTTGCAGAGGGTGGCAATATTATTAGCCTTAATTAAGGAAGCAAAATTAATTATCTTAGATGAACCAACATCAAATATTGATAAAAAATTTTCTAAGGAACTCTTTGCCCTCTTAAAAAATTTGGCAAGAGAAGATAAAACGATACTTATAGTAACCCACGATATTGAAGAAATAGTTAATTATGTTGACTACATCTTACAAATAAAAAATTGTCAGTGTCAAAGATTAGAAAAAATAAAATTTAAAGAGAGTTTGGGGAGATGTTAA
- a CDS encoding metal ABC transporter permease yields MEIFYYDFMRRAFLVGGLLAIILPCVGMPILLKRLSAMGDTLAHSSLAGVAIGLCLGINPLLGSIIACIVAGLSIEFIRNKLKSYQEISTVIILATSIGLAGIFTSFTNNSNSISSYLFGSIVTISDSEFYIVIVISLLVLLTYKFIYTKLYLIIFDVSNAKILGINVKFINFIVTVLSAAAISVSAKTIGSLIVSSLLIIPTICAMQIAKTYKNTLILSIILSMTFVYLGLFISYFYNLKPGSVIVLLSVICLIVIILIKKK; encoded by the coding sequence ATGGAAATATTTTATTATGATTTTATGCGTAGAGCCTTCCTTGTTGGTGGCTTGTTAGCTATTATTCTTCCCTGTGTTGGTATGCCGATTTTATTAAAAAGATTGTCAGCCATGGGTGATACCCTCGCCCACTCATCTCTTGCTGGTGTTGCCATAGGACTTTGTTTGGGTATTAATCCCTTGCTCGGTTCCATTATAGCCTGTATTGTTGCGGGGCTAAGTATAGAATTTATTAGAAATAAATTAAAATCCTATCAAGAAATATCAACCGTCATAATTTTAGCAACTTCTATCGGTTTGGCAGGAATTTTTACCAGCTTTACCAATAATTCTAACTCGATAAGTTCCTACCTTTTTGGTTCTATTGTAACAATAAGTGATAGTGAATTTTATATAGTTATAGTTATTTCTTTACTTGTCTTGCTAACTTATAAATTTATTTATACAAAATTATATTTAATAATTTTTGATGTCAGCAATGCAAAAATTTTAGGTATCAATGTGAAATTTATAAATTTTATAGTAACGGTTCTGAGTGCCGCAGCAATTTCTGTATCTGCAAAAACTATCGGCTCTTTAATAGTATCATCACTGCTTATTATTCCGACAATCTGTGCTATGCAAATTGCAAAAACTTATAAAAACACCTTGATATTGTCAATAATTTTATCAATGACCTTTGTATATTTAGGATTATTTATTTCCTATTTTTACAACTTAAAACCTGGTTCAGTGATTGTATTATTGTCAGTTATCTGCTTGATAGTAATTATTTTAATAAAAAAGAAATAA
- a CDS encoding iron-containing alcohol dehydrogenase, with translation MNNFVFQNPTKIIFGKNQISNLASEIANYGKNVLLVYGGGSIKRNGIYDKIFKQLADFNIVELYGVEPNPRVTTAQKGADLIKENNINFVLAVGGGSVIDCTKLIVAAAHYEGDAWDIVTRKHIPTKATPFGTILTLAATASEMNAGSVITNLETQQKVGWASPLVFPKFSILDPTYTFTLPKNQTVNGIVDMMSHICEQYFNEADNSDLHDAMMEGVLKQIIHYGPKCLENPQDYEARSVIMMAGTIALNGQLRWGFDGDWASHGLEHAVSAVFDIAHAEGLSILMPNWMKYVMPNHTAKFKKFAVNVFDVNTEGKTDQEIALEGINKLQNFWQEIGAPTKLTEKNIQKEDIPSIVNAIARPVGTMQPLSKEGVYKIYEMSL, from the coding sequence ATGAATAATTTTGTCTTTCAAAATCCAACAAAAATTATTTTCGGAAAAAATCAAATAAGTAATCTAGCTAGCGAAATTGCTAACTACGGAAAAAACGTGCTACTTGTTTATGGTGGTGGAAGTATTAAACGTAATGGTATCTACGATAAAATTTTTAAGCAATTAGCCGATTTTAATATTGTAGAACTTTACGGAGTGGAACCAAACCCTCGTGTGACTACAGCCCAAAAAGGCGCTGATTTGATAAAAGAAAATAATATTAATTTTGTTCTTGCCGTAGGTGGTGGTTCTGTTATCGACTGCACAAAACTTATAGTTGCAGCGGCTCATTATGAAGGTGACGCTTGGGATATAGTAACAAGAAAACATATTCCTACAAAAGCTACTCCTTTTGGAACGATATTAACACTTGCAGCAACAGCATCAGAAATGAATGCAGGTAGCGTTATAACAAATTTAGAAACACAGCAAAAGGTTGGCTGGGCTTCGCCACTTGTTTTTCCTAAATTTTCTATTTTAGACCCAACTTACACTTTCACACTACCAAAAAACCAAACTGTGAATGGTATAGTTGATATGATGAGCCATATCTGTGAACAATACTTTAACGAAGCTGACAATAGCGACTTGCACGATGCTATGATGGAGGGAGTTTTAAAACAAATTATTCACTACGGACCTAAATGCTTAGAAAATCCCCAAGATTATGAAGCCCGTTCTGTTATCATGATGGCAGGTACCATAGCACTTAACGGTCAATTACGTTGGGGCTTTGACGGCGATTGGGCTAGCCACGGTTTAGAACACGCAGTTAGTGCCGTTTTTGACATAGCACATGCAGAGGGCTTATCTATTCTAATGCCTAACTGGATGAAATATGTTATGCCAAACCACACTGCCAAATTCAAAAAATTTGCTGTCAATGTATTCGATGTAAATACTGAAGGTAAAACAGACCAAGAAATAGCCCTAGAAGGTATTAATAAATTACAAAACTTCTGGCAAGAAATCGGAGCACCTACAAAATTAACAGAAAAAAATATTCAAAAAGAAGATATACCTAGTATAGTAAATGCAATAGCTAGACCAGTAGGAACAATGCAGCCCCTATCAAAAGAAGGTGTCTACAAAATTTATGAAATGAGTTTATAA